A window of the Henckelia pumila isolate YLH828 chromosome 3, ASM3356847v2, whole genome shotgun sequence genome harbors these coding sequences:
- the LOC140892096 gene encoding lysM domain receptor-like kinase 3: MNISSRETAIFPQWIIIFYCLVFACLINGTESKCRKGCDLALASYYVWEGSNLTYISNIFSRKIPEILSYNPHVPGPDNIASGTRIDVPFSCDCINGDFLGHTFEYTTQGGDTYLRIARDAFANLTTAYWIQRVNVLDPNNVPDSYPINVTVNCSCGDRHVSRDYGLFATYPLVPGQSLESVANESGLPSYLLRGYNPGSDFGAGAGIVFLPAKDQNGTYPPFKSSSSAGISGAAIAGISVAAGVGATSLAVCIYVVFYRRKKGTGESFVHNNQSAHVENTSKSGPLVASGSPKLKGITVDKSVEFSFEELAIATNDFDLSCKIGQGGFGSVYYGELRGEKAAIKKMDMQASKEFLAELNVLTHVHHVNLVRLIGYCVEGSLFLVYEYIDNGNLSQHLRRKEMEPLPWPNRVQIALDSARGLEYIHEHTVPVYIHRDIKSANILIDKNFRAKVADFGLAKLTEVGSNSLQTRLVGTFGYMPPEYAQYGDVSPKIDVYAFGVVLLELISAKEAIVKTNEIISESKGLVALFEAALNQPNQTDCLRELVDPMLGGDYPIESVSKVAHLAKACTHENPQLRPTMRSIVVALMTLSSSTEDWDIGSFYENQGLDHLISGR, translated from the exons ATGAACATTTCATCACGCGAAACCGCCATTTTCCCGCAATGGATCATCATATTTTATTGTCTCGTGTTCGCATGTCTCATCAATGGTACCGAATCCAAGTGCAGAAAGGGCTGCGACCTCGCCTTAGCTTCGTACTACGTCTGGGAAGGCTCCAACCTCACTTACATCAGCAACATTTTCAGTCGGAAGATCCCAGAGATTCTCAGTTACAACCCCCACGTTCCCGGCCCGGATAACATCGCCAGCGGGACCCGAATCGACGTCCCCTTCTCGTGCGACTGCATCAACGGCGATTTCTTAGGGCACACTTTTGAATACACGACTCAGGGGGGAGACACGTACCTGAGGATCGCCCGCGACGCGTTTGCTAATCTCACCACTGCTTACTGGATCCAGCGGGTCAACGTCCTCGACCCGAATAATGTGCCCGATTCTTACCCGATCAACGTCACGGTGAACTGCTCGTGCGGCGATCGACACGTGTCGAGAGATTACGGGCTCTTTGCGACGTACCCTCTGGTTCCGGGTCAGAGCTTGGAGTCTGTCGCAAACGAGTCGGGTCTTCCGTCGTACTTGTTGCGAGGTTACAACCCGGGATCCGATTTCGGGGCTGGAGCGGGGATAGTTTTCTTGCCCGCCAAAG ATCAAAATGGAACTTATCCACCATTCAAGTCAAG TTCAAGTG CAGGAATCTCGGGTGCAGCCATTGCTGGCATATCGGTTGCAGCCGGCGTTGGGGCAACTTCTTTGGCAGTGTGCATCTATGTTGTCTTCTACAGAAGAAAAAAAGGGACGGGAGAATCATTTGTCCATAACAACCAAAGTGCACATG TGGAGAATACTTCAAAATCTGGTCCACTTGTGGCTAGTGGTTCCCCAAAACTGAAGGGTATTACCGTGGATAAATCAGTGGAGTTCTCTTTTGAAGAACTAGCCATTGCCACCAATGATTTCGACTTGTCTTGCAAAATAGGCCAAGGTGGCTTTGGATCTGTTTATTATGGAGAACTAAGAGGCGAG AAAGCTGCTATCAAGAAGATGGATATGCAAGCATCCAAGGAGTTCCTGGCTGAGCTGAACGTTTTAACACACGTTCATCATGTGAACTTG GTGCGTTTGATAGGATATTGTGTTGAAGGTTCCTTGTTTCTAGTTTACGAGTATATTGACAATGGTAACCTCAGTCAACATTTGCGTAGAAAAG AAATGGAACCATTACCATGGCCTAACAGGGTGCAAATTGCTCTTGATTCGGCTAGAGGACTTGAATACATCCATGAGCATACGGTTCCCGTCTACATTCATCGCGATATTAAATCTGCAAATATTTTGATTGACAAAAATTTCCGAGCTAAG GTTGCTGATTTTGGTCTTGCTAAACTTACGGAAGTGGGGAGTAATTCTTTACAAACACGTCTCGTGGGAACTTTTGGATACATGCCTCCCGA GTATGCACAGTATGGTGATGTTTCCCCAAAGATAGATGTGTATGCTTTTGGTGTGGTTCTTCTCGAATTAATATCTGCAAAAGAAGCAATAGTGAAGACAAATGAAATCATATCAGAGTCAAAAGGCCTTGTTGCTCTG TTTGAGGCTGCCTTAAACCAGCCGAATCAAACAGATTGTCTACGAGAACTCGTCGATCCTATGCTTGGTGGTGACTATCCTATTGAATCTGTCTCAAAG GTAGCCCATCTCGCCAAAGCTTGCACACACGAAAATCCTCAACTCAGACCGACAATGAGGTCAATTGTCGTTGCCCTGATGACACTATCCTCTTCAACTGAGGATTGGGACATCGGTTCCTTCTACGAGAACCAAGGTTTAGATCATCTAATTTCAGGGCGATAA